GGGATAGCGCAAAAAGGCCTCCAGGACCTCCGGAGAGAGGGCTTCCACCGGTTTGCAGTGCTTGCGGGCGTAACGCTTCAGGAAATGTTCCGCAAGGAGGGGGATGTCCTCCCGTCTTTCCCTGAGGGGTGGTAGTTGAATGGAGATGACATGCAGGCGGAAGTAGAGGTCTTCCCGGAAGCGTCCCGCCCGGACTTCCTCTCGAAGGTCTTTGTTGGTGGCGGCGATAATGCGCACATCCACCCGCACCAAGCGGTGGCTGCCTACCGGAGAGATTTCTTTTTCCTCCACGGCCTTGAGGAGCTTGGCCTGGATGTCCAGGGAGATATTTCCGATCTCGTCGAAGAAGATGGTCCCTCCGTTGGCCAGCTCGAATTTTCCGATCTTGTGTTGGGTGGCCCCGGTAAAGGCCCCCCGCACGTGTCCGAAAAGTTCCGATTCAAAGAGGGTGGGGACCAGGGTGCCGCAGTCCACGGCCACGAAGGGCCCTTCGGCCCGGGGGCTCATCCGGTGGATAAGCCGGGCCAGCAACCCCTTGCCGGTGCCGGACTCCCCGGTGAGAAGGACGGTGGAGTCGGTCTGGGCGGCCATCTCTGCCTGTTCCAGTACCCGGCGAATGGCCGGGCTCTGGCCGATAAATTCCACCTGGCCCTCCTTTTCGGCCAGGGCCCGCTTGAGGTAGATGTTTTCCAGGGTGAGGCGCTTTTTTTCTAGGGCCCGGGAGACGGCCAGACGCAATTCCTGGGGATTAAAGGGCTTTTGCAGGAAGTCCGCGGCCCCGAGCTTCATGGCCGAGACCGCCACCTGGACCGTGCCGTAGGCCGTGATGACCACCACCTGGGCCTGGGGGTCTTCCTCGCGGATTTCCTGAAGCAGTTCCAGGCCCTCCACTCCCGGAAGCTTGAGGTCTAGTAAAATGACGTCGAATTCGTATTCTTCGACGAGCCGGCGGGCCTCTTCTGCGGTTCCGGCCATCTCCACCTCATAGCCCTCGCGGGAGAGGACCTGAAAGGCGGCGTCCCGGATGCCGGCGTCGTCATCAATGATCAGTACTCGTCCCTTAGCTTTCATTTTCCGCAAGCTCCGGGAGCCATACCCGGAAAAGGGCCCCACCCTCCGGGGGGTTGTGGGCCTCCAGGTGTCCTCCGTGTTGTTTAACTATACTTTGGGAGATGGCCAGGCCAAGTCCTGTGCCCTTCCCCTCCCTTTTAGTGGTGAAAAAGGGCTCAAAGATCCGGGGAAGGATCTCCGGGGGAATACCGGGACCGGTGTCCTGGACCTCGAAGAAGATCCGGTGGTCTTTTCGCCCGCTACGGAGATGCAACTTTCCTTTTCCGCCCATGGCCTCTCCGGCGTTGATCAGGAGATTCAGGATGACCTGCTCCAGCCGGGTGCGTATCCCCAGGGTGTAGAGGGGGGTGGGACTCAGTTCCCAGACCGGCCTCACGTGGCGTAGCACCCGGTAGTCGGCCACAATTTCGTACATTTCCTTGAGCAGGGTATTGATCTCCACCGGCTCCCGGGGCCCCTCCTCTATTTCCCCAAAATTGAGAAGGGTCTTCACAATGATCCGGGCCCGGGTGGCCAGCTTGACGATCTTTTCCACATACTGGAGGAGGGGGCTTTCCGGGGGAAGGTCCTCCCGCAGAAGATTGCTATAAAGGAGGATCCCTCCTAGGGGGTTATTGAGTTCGTGGGCGATCTCGCTGGCCGCCCGGGCCAGGGCCGTGGCGGTTTCCCCGGTGGAAAGATGCGGGAGTTCCTTTTCCCAGACTACCACCAGGCTGAGCCCTTCCGAAAGAGGAAGGCGCAAGCCCTTGAGAAAGAGAGGGGGTTCGGCCGGGGTGAGGCGGCGGGCCTCAAAGCGTCCGGGATTTTCGGGAACCGGAGTGAGCAACTCCGAAAGGGGAAGCTCCTTGTCCCCCAGGGCAAAGAGTTCCCGGAAGGCCCGGTTCAGGGCCCGGGGAGTTTCACCTTCAAAAAGCCCTGCGGCCTCTTCAAGGTCTTCGATAGGGATGGGCACCTATTCCATAATAATCGAGATACGGACCCAGGTCCAAATCGGAAGGGGCGTTGAAGAGGGCGAGAAGGGGGGAGGCCTCTGGGTAAAAGACCAGGAGATTCACGGCCCCGGGACGCTGCTCCAGGGAAAAAAAACGGCGCAAGGGGAGCTCCAAAAGGCGGCAGAGGAGGGCCCGGTTAAGGCCTCCGTGCCCGAAGATCACCACCAGCCCGGAGGAAAATTCCCTTCGGATCTCCGTAAGCACTCCGAGGGCCCGCTGGGCCAGCTCCGCCAGGGTTTCTCCGCCGGGCGGGGCCAGGGCCTCGGGGTCGGAAAGCCGGAGACGGAATTCCGGGATTTTAAGGAGTTCGGCAAAGGTGCGCCCGGTCCAGGCCCCGAAGTCTATTTCGCGAAGATCCGGGGTAAGCCGCAGCGGGGCCCCGGTAAGGGCGGCCAGCCTTTGGGCCCCGTAGGCCGAGCGGGAAAGATCGCTTCCGTAAACCGCTCGCACCGGAAAGCGGCAAAGGCGCTCTACTAGGGCCTCGGTGCGCCGGCGTCCAGTCTCCGAAAGGGAGACCTCCTCCTGACCGTAGAGCCGTCCCTCGGGATTGAGGGTCTCCTCGTGGCGTAAGAGGAGGACGAGAAGGGGATTAGAGGATTTCATCGAGGAAAGAAAGGGCCTCTCGAGGGCCAAAACCCTTCTTGATTTCGTCCAGGACCTCCTTGAAGGTTCGCCCGGAGGGAAGTTTTCTCCGGTAAAGTCGGGCCAAGGCCTGCCGCAGGGCGTCTTCTTCGGGAAGATAGGCCAGATCCGGGGCCTCCCGGTTTCCGGAAAGCCATTCCGGGACCTCCGGGGCCCCCTTTTCTAACTCCTCTAGGAAGCGGACCACATCGGTGAGGTGTCCGTAAACCCCCCCTGCGTCTAGCTCTTCGAGGAGCTGGAAGAGAAGGCTGGCCAGGGCCAGAAACTCCGGGGGGACCTCGGCCTGCCCGGAAAGGGAGCAGCGCACCCGGGAAAACATCACCCGGCAGGTGAGGGGCCGACGGGGATAGACCAGGCAGAGCCCTTCCGAGCCCAAAAGGGGGCAGGGCCGGATCTCTCCCGGCTCATCCTCCGGGGGCTCCTTTCCCCGCATAAGAAGAAGGGCCATGGTGTTGGGGCTGGTTGCCGGACGGGGGTAATCGGAAAGGGAAAGAAGCCGCTGCCTGAGTTCCGGGGGGAGATCCTCAAGAAGATAGCGGGCCTCAAGGCTGGTCACGTAAAGCTGGGTGGTACAGCAGGAGGAGCAGCCGGGCTCGCACCGAAAGTCGAAACGGGAGGCTTCCTCTTCCACAAAGGCGTAAAGGGCCTCAAGCAACTCCCTTTTGGCTTCATAGGCGTAGTCCGGACGGATGAGGACGGGAGGAAGGGTCATGGGCCCTTTTCTGCCAGTCGCTTTTCGAGGTCCGCCAGGCGTTTTTCCAGCTCGTTTATGCGCCGATTCTTATCGTAAAGTTCCTTGCGACGTTTGAGGCGGCCCGGAAGAGAAAGCAAAAAGATGAGGATCATTCCCGCCAGAAGTGAGAGAATAATGATTACCGCGAGCGAGCTTTCAAACTGCCAGACCAGGAATTTGACCGCCACCGGGGCGGCATTCTGAATGGCAAAGGCCGCAATGAGCACGCCGAGAACCGCGGCTAAAATAAGGTAAAATTCCATGGCCTAAAGTATGGAACGGGGTCGGAGAGGTGTCAAGGCAGGGGCTTGAGGTCCTTTACGAGGACTCTCACCTTCTGGCGGTGGCCAAGCCCGGGGGAGTCCTGGTCCAGGGGGACCGCACCGGGGACGAGACCCTGCTTTCCCGGGCCCGGGCCTACCTTAAGGAAAAATACGCCAAACCCGGAAGGGTCTATCTGGGTTTGGTCCACCGCCTGGATCGGGTGACCTCCGGGGTGGTCCTTCTGGCCCGGACTTCCAAGGCTGCAGGAAGGCTTTCC
This portion of the Thermosulfurimonas marina genome encodes:
- a CDS encoding LapA family protein; amino-acid sequence: MEFYLILAAVLGVLIAAFAIQNAAPVAVKFLVWQFESSLAVIIILSLLAGMILIFLLSLPGRLKRRKELYDKNRRINELEKRLADLEKRLAEKGP
- a CDS encoding YkgJ family cysteine cluster protein; translation: MTLPPVLIRPDYAYEAKRELLEALYAFVEEEASRFDFRCEPGCSSCCTTQLYVTSLEARYLLEDLPPELRQRLLSLSDYPRPATSPNTMALLLMRGKEPPEDEPGEIRPCPLLGSEGLCLVYPRRPLTCRVMFSRVRCSLSGQAEVPPEFLALASLLFQLLEELDAGGVYGHLTDVVRFLEELEKGAPEVPEWLSGNREAPDLAYLPEEDALRQALARLYRRKLPSGRTFKEVLDEIKKGFGPREALSFLDEIL
- a CDS encoding sigma-54-dependent transcriptional regulator — protein: MKAKGRVLIIDDDAGIRDAAFQVLSREGYEVEMAGTAEEARRLVEEYEFDVILLDLKLPGVEGLELLQEIREEDPQAQVVVITAYGTVQVAVSAMKLGAADFLQKPFNPQELRLAVSRALEKKRLTLENIYLKRALAEKEGQVEFIGQSPAIRRVLEQAEMAAQTDSTVLLTGESGTGKGLLARLIHRMSPRAEGPFVAVDCGTLVPTLFESELFGHVRGAFTGATQHKIGKFELANGGTIFFDEIGNISLDIQAKLLKAVEEKEISPVGSHRLVRVDVRIIAATNKDLREEVRAGRFREDLYFRLHVISIQLPPLRERREDIPLLAEHFLKRYARKHCKPVEALSPEVLEAFLRYPWPGNVRELENTIERLVVFARKPVIGPEDLYFAGFEDQAPDLTLEEDLPLEEVEKRHVLRVLRACGGNKTLAAQKLGIDRKTLREKLKRWGVTP
- a CDS encoding histidine phosphatase family protein gives rise to the protein MKSSNPLLVLLLRHEETLNPEGRLYGQEEVSLSETGRRRTEALVERLCRFPVRAVYGSDLSRSAYGAQRLAALTGAPLRLTPDLREIDFGAWTGRTFAELLKIPEFRLRLSDPEALAPPGGETLAELAQRALGVLTEIRREFSSGLVVIFGHGGLNRALLCRLLELPLRRFFSLEQRPGAVNLLVFYPEASPLLALFNAPSDLDLGPYLDYYGIGAHPYRRP
- a CDS encoding sensor histidine kinase; its protein translation is MPIPIEDLEEAAGLFEGETPRALNRAFRELFALGDKELPLSELLTPVPENPGRFEARRLTPAEPPLFLKGLRLPLSEGLSLVVVWEKELPHLSTGETATALARAASEIAHELNNPLGGILLYSNLLREDLPPESPLLQYVEKIVKLATRARIIVKTLLNFGEIEEGPREPVEINTLLKEMYEIVADYRVLRHVRPVWELSPTPLYTLGIRTRLEQVILNLLINAGEAMGGKGKLHLRSGRKDHRIFFEVQDTGPGIPPEILPRIFEPFFTTKREGKGTGLGLAISQSIVKQHGGHLEAHNPPEGGALFRVWLPELAENES